The following DNA comes from Miscanthus floridulus cultivar M001 chromosome 5, ASM1932011v1, whole genome shotgun sequence.
CATTCTCAAATGAGGGCACAGTTCTACCACCCTGAAAACGAGGTCCATGTGCAGCAAATATGGTCCTCATTGAGAAGAAGGCATTGTCGTACCCATGTGCCCCTCCACACTCATTTTTCTTGGAGCGTTTCATCTCGATCTTATACCCTTCCTCCACCAGCCCGATGATTGGTGGGATCCTGTAACTCTCTGAGTAATGTAGGCGAGTAGGCAGCTGTTCTTTTAAGTACATCTTCAAATATTTCCCATTCTCCACCTTCCCAGATCCAAGTCCCTCATTCATCTTGGCCACAACCTCAGCTGGCGCCACACCATCTGGCGGCCTGATTGCCAGCAATGGCGTCACTGACAGAACCCAATCTGACTTCAACTTGATCCATGGAGCCAACTCTTCGAGAAACACAAGCTTCGTGTCGCAGGTCCGAACCATACCGTGATCACCTAGCAATATAATGTTCACATCCTCAAACACTCCCCTAGCCTCCAAACCAGCAATGAGCCTCCCCAGCATCTCGTCGATATGTACAACCGCATCAGTGATTGCCGGATCATCAGGACCCACCTGGTGCCCCTGGTGATCAGGATCCTCAAAGTACAGCGTCAGGAACTGTGGCATTTGGTCAGACGGGAGATCGAAATAGCCAAGGATGGTGTCGACCCTCTCCTCAAACGGCACCGAGCCATTGTAGTGTTGGCAGTACTTCTTGGGGCAGTTCCAGGAACCCTTCGTAACCTCCGAACCCGGCCAGAAGAATGTGGCGGCCAGGACCCCCTGGTTGGCAGCGGTGGCCCAGAGCGGCTCCCCGAGCCAGAACTTGGGATCGTGGTTTTGCATGTTGAAGTAGTCCCCCGAGATGGGGTCGGGGAAGTAGTTGTTGATGATGCCGTGGGAGGAGGGGTAGAGACCGGTGACGATGGAGTAGTGGTTGGGGAAGGTGAGCGTGGGGAAGACGGGGATCAGGCCCTCGGCGGCGGAGGTGCCATTGGCGAAGAGGCGGCGGATGTGCGGGAGCGGGGCCTTGTACTGGTACCCGAAGCGGAAGCCGTCCGAGGATATGAGCAACACCACGGGCTTCGGGAGCTTGGAGAGCGGCCGCGCGGCGGCGGAGACCGCGGTCACGACGGTGAGGGCAGGGGGCGGGCGGAGAAGGACGAAGGCCGTGGCGGCGACAAGGGCCACggtgaggaggagcaggaggcggGGGGCAGACGAGGACTGGGGTGCGGCcacggaggaggagaggagagcggCGGTGGGCCGCGGCGAGTCGTCGGGGGTCCGGAGCTCGGCGGAGTGGAGCGGAGACGCCATCGGCGATTCGGCGGGCGATTCTTCGGCTGCTGGACTTGGGAAGAATCGGAGTGGACTGGATCTGGCCTCTGGGAGAAGTGCGTGCGGCTGGCGGCTGCACACGAAGTCCCAACGACGAGCCGTGCTTGATTTAAATGGGCCCCCAGCGTCTCCGTGCTGGAGAGAGAGAGCCCAGGAATTTACGCCCGTGGACCAGCTTGTTATTTTGGTGCCCACACGACGTGGACCACACGTGCATATCTGATCTGAACATTTATTTATAAAAAATTATATCAAttaaatcattttttattaattaaatCAGATTCCCCTAAAAAATcaattaaatcaaataaaaaataaagcTTGCCTACTCTATAAAATCTCGATGCAATTGAAATATGTTAACAAAAAAATACCCGCGCCAAGCGTTTCAAGAAGGATACAGCGGATGTCATAAACATAGGCCTCGTTCGGCTTATCCAGAAACCGACTGATTCGGCTTatttttcagctagaacagtatttttctctcacaacaattcagacagaacagtatttttcagccagtttcagcaatAAAAGTATATAAACTTGAGCGTGTGCTAGAAAAAAGTTTGAAATCACTAGTCATATTTTTCCCACGCCTAATGATCAGCAAAGTTCTCTTTCTTCTAAAAAAAAACAGGATAATCTAGTTCAAAAGTCCTCAACCGCTCGATTCACCTACTCGAGATACTGCACTGGTTGCCATATCCGTCTCTGTCGAACCGGCAACGGGTATGGTTCCCGTCCTTGTCTTGTTGGCTCTCGAAACTCACGTGCAGAACGCATCAAGCATCATCCTTGCGTGCCCACTCGTTGATCTAGATAAATTAGTGCAATAGACAACTTTTATAGAGGTGGTTGGGTAATTTACCTGCccttaaaaataaaaataggTTCTAAAAATCATTTCGTGTAGCAGTGGCCGCCAGCTATGTCTAAGTATGTCAACATCCTCACTACCCTCCACCTCCGCGAGTCAGATATATCATGTAATAACTACTCTAAACAATCATTTAGGGCAAAAGCATACACTGCATTGTTAGCATTGTGGCAACATTGCAAAATCAAAATCGAGAGCTAGTGAAGCCAGTGATGCCGTGGCGGAGTAGACGGTTGGTGGCTCAGCCCCTCGCTTGAGTACCTGTTTCCAAGCAAGGTGAGGTGCTGATCATACAGCGTATGCCCTTCACCAAGGGTCCATCAGCGCCATCCGCGTCAGAGCGGGGCACTGTGAGCTGTCCAACAAGATGGGCATTGTCCAGCCTGACCCATTGACGCTGACGTTGTACCCGGACGCCACGCATGGTCGTGACATCACAGAGGACCCGATATTGGAGGAGTTCGCCACCTCGCTCGCCAGCAGTCGGATTGTCGCGCGCCCTTCTCCTGAGCGCCTATTGTCACCTCCGGTGGCCCCCCCAACAAGATGAGGCCGCGACAGTGACGGCCCCTCAACTGGAGGATGAGGACCCGGTGGTGGTGGTCTCATGTGCGTTGCGGACACCACCTCCGCGCTCCATTCACTGGGTAGTGGACTCACCGCCGATGGATACCCACCTaaccgaggacaacgacgactccGCCAAACGCTGCCTCGATAGCTTCATCAACGAAGTGACACGTAAGAGGGACTCTCCACTGACTCGTGAGCCTTCAAAGCAGCCTCCTGCTAAGCCAGTGATGGTCCAACTATGGCTGTGTTAGGTTGACCTCATTCGGCGCTCGATACAAGCGCGTTGTATGTTTGTCTAAACTCTTttacttaatacaatgatacgtaaaGTTTTTGCGTATTCAAGAAGAAAATGTATATTGGGTTGAACTATTGCTTTGCAGTGAATTCATCTCTTAAGCGTGTACTTTGCCCTTACGATGTTGATCAATACCTGTACCGTAGGTAGCCTCGTCAGCGGTAAAAAGTGACTCCCAAAATGATTGATCCACTAGGTACGTGTGCTAGCGCCCCCACTGGATATGGGTCTTTGGCAGGCCGAGGACCCTTCCCCTACGACTGCTCGGAGGACGCTTTGACAGAAAAGCCATGCTTGACAACATGGTTCGACCTCCCCAACCATGGATTGCACGTAGCTCACAGTATCACCCCAGCCCATCAGTTGTGTTGTTGTCTCAGCTTAGTTAAATATTCGGGGCAACTAGCATCTAGACGTCCGGCCCGAGGCCTGCGTCCGGGCGCTCGTGTTTCAATTCTTGCGCTCGCACCAGCAATCCACGTTAgcgctcgcaaaaaaaaaaaaactagcacaCCCCACCTGCGCATAGGTTTCACGTGTCCATGCGGGGCCCACACTGCCCGAACGCCGCCCATGTCGCTAGACCGCGCGTGAGGACCACTCGCATCCCCCTCCGCTTCTCTCGCGCATTGCAACATGTACAATAGCTGATCTacctttgaaacatccagatgcaacatttGCAGCATACGTCTAAAGAcaaatgaaatacttgaaacatgcctctgaaacacttgcaaaaacacttgaaaaccattgcaaacataagcaatatccagataaaacacttgcaatatatgtgtgaaacatatgcagcaTCCAAAGAAACATACTTGCAACAATGCGTctaaaaacacagatgaaacattaggaacaaacttttgcaatatacgtgtacaaccattgcaacatatgcaatattctgatatacttttgcaacattcatctgaaacaattgcaacatacctttaaaacctccgaaacacttgaaacatacgcctGCAACATGTGTTTTCAGCACATCGCAATATCTCATTGCTGCTTACGAAATGGAGGCTCGCCAGCGTGTGGAGTTCACCGGAGGCAGCCACGCCGCCACCAACATCGACTAGATGGACTCTGTCTACTTCGAGGCTGGCGGGGACCTCTTTCGTGGCCGCTGGTATCGTGGGCTCGACACGTAGCCCCTGCAGCCGGCACGACAGTCCCCACCACCATTGGACCTCTCGCTACACAGTGGATCTGGTGGAAACAACAGCGAGGCAGAGTGGGCGGAGGTGCACGGCGTGCGATGCGGGTGAGGGGCCACCCCGCTGGGGGGCTGCGCGCGCACGGCTGGGGCACTGCCAGGGCAGCGGTGTGCAGGTGGCCGCCCTTTGGGCCAcgtcgggagagagggagagagaggaaggagaggCTGGGCGGGAACGCGGTCGGTGTGGAACCAGCGTCGACTGTGCGGGGGTGGGAGCGGTGGTGTCGCTTGCGGTGGCCACGAATACGTAGCAGAGTGCGCGTcgatggttttttttttttgcgatgcGAGCGAGCGGTGCCACGCGAGGTAGGCGAGCGGGCTGGTCCGTCCGGACGGACACCCGGCTCTGATCATTATCGTTAAATATTAGGAAAGACTCGGTATTTGGAACCAACGGTTTCATTATGACACTATCAAGTATGATTGTTTCAGTGACAATTATAAAGTTAGTTTGTTTTAGGACCTATTAATTATATTtatatcaagtatggttgtcgtAGCCCGCCATGATCGGCGACCGACCACATCCACACTGGTTAGCAACTAGAGTTAGCTAGAACATACTAGATAGCGCATTTATTTTAGGTACTTTTTTAATCACAATACAAACATATATGTACGCATACTCAATAAATACATGCACATATATTTTAcaataaatttagaaaaaaaatgatCACCCTCATCAAGTCAAAGTTTTGAACCCGAGTAAATAAGTTTTATCATAAAGAATCTATATCAACTGATAAGCTAAACTTAGCTCATTGATATTGTTGATGTTAGTATATA
Coding sequences within:
- the LOC136451442 gene encoding uncharacterized protein; protein product: MASPLHSAELRTPDDSPRPTAALLSSSVAAPQSSSAPRLLLLLTVALVAATAFVLLRPPPALTVVTAVSAAARPLSKLPKPVVLLISSDGFRFGYQYKAPLPHIRRLFANGTSAAEGLIPVFPTLTFPNHYSIVTGLYPSSHGIINNYFPDPISGDYFNMQNHDPKFWLGEPLWATAANQGVLAATFFWPGSEVTKGSWNCPKKYCQHYNGSVPFEERVDTILGYFDLPSDQMPQFLTLYFEDPDHQGHQVGPDDPAITDAVVHIDEMLGRLIAGLEARGVFEDVNIILLGDHGMVRTCDTKLVFLEELAPWIKLKSDWVLSVTPLLAIRPPDGVAPAEVVAKMNEGLGSGKVENGKYLKMYLKEQLPTRLHYSESYRIPPIIGLVEEGYKIEMKRSKKNECGGAHGYDNAFFSMRTIFAAHGPRFQGGRTVPSFENVEIYNVMASILNLKPAPNNGSASFPGTILLPSK